In the Palaeococcus pacificus DY20341 genome, one interval contains:
- a CDS encoding lysyl aminopeptidase, whose protein sequence is MVDWDLMQKVIEAPGVTGYEFMGIRDVVIEALKDYVDEIKVDKLGNVIAHKKGNGPKIMIAAHMDKIGVMVNHIDNNGYLHIVPVGGVDPRTLVAQRIRFFGEKGEVYGVVGHIPPHLQKPEDRKKAADWDTIVVDVGADKKEEVEEMGIRIGTVGEFAPAFTRLNENRFATPYLDDRICLYAMIETARALESHEADIYFVASVQEEVGLRGARVASYAIDPEIGIAMDVTFAKQVGDKGKIVPELGKGPVMDVGPNINPKVRAFAEEVAKKYEIPLQVEASPRPTGTDANIMQINREGMATAVLSIPIKYMHSQVELTDARDVDNTIKLAKHFLEELKPMDLTP, encoded by the coding sequence ATGGTAGACTGGGATTTAATGCAAAAGGTGATTGAAGCTCCAGGAGTTACTGGATATGAGTTTATGGGAATTAGAGACGTTGTAATCGAGGCTTTGAAGGATTACGTTGATGAAATTAAAGTTGACAAGCTCGGCAACGTTATAGCCCACAAAAAAGGCAATGGTCCAAAAATTATGATTGCAGCTCACATGGACAAAATAGGCGTTATGGTGAACCACATCGACAACAACGGTTACCTGCACATAGTTCCAGTCGGTGGTGTTGATCCAAGGACTCTCGTTGCCCAGAGGATTCGCTTCTTTGGAGAAAAAGGCGAAGTTTACGGTGTCGTGGGACACATTCCACCGCATCTCCAAAAGCCTGAAGATAGGAAGAAAGCAGCGGATTGGGACACAATTGTCGTTGATGTTGGCGCCGACAAGAAGGAAGAAGTCGAAGAGATGGGCATTAGAATAGGAACGGTTGGAGAGTTTGCCCCTGCTTTCACAAGGCTCAACGAAAATAGATTTGCCACTCCTTACTTGGACGATAGAATTTGTCTCTACGCCATGATTGAGACTGCGAGAGCTTTAGAGAGCCACGAGGCAGATATTTACTTCGTCGCGAGCGTTCAAGAGGAGGTTGGACTTAGAGGAGCAAGAGTTGCTTCCTACGCAATAGACCCCGAGATTGGAATAGCCATGGACGTAACCTTCGCGAAGCAGGTGGGAGACAAAGGAAAGATTGTCCCAGAGCTCGGAAAGGGCCCGGTTATGGATGTTGGACCAAACATAAATCCAAAGGTTAGGGCCTTTGCTGAGGAAGTTGCTAAAAAATACGAGATTCCACTCCAGGTCGAGGCAAGCCCAAGGCCAACGGGAACCGATGCAAACATAATGCAGATCAACAGAGAAGGTATGGCAACTGCCGTTCTCTCAATCCCAATTAAATACATGCACTCTCAAGTAGAACTAACGGATGCCAGGGATGTAGACAACACAATAAAGCTTGCCAAGCACTTCTTAGAGGAGTTAAAACCAATGGACTTGACTCCTTGA
- a CDS encoding LamB/YcsF family protein produces the protein MKVDLNSDLGESFGRYKLGLDEEVMKYITSANVACGWHAGDPLVMRKTVKLAKENNVQVGAHPGYPDLMGFGRRFMTLTREEARNYILYQIGALYAFTKAEGLILQHVKPHGALYNALVKDEELARGVLEGIADFDKRLIFVGLSTSKPLEMAEDMGLKVAHEVFADRAYNPDGTLVSRRLKGAVIHDKELIAERVISMVKDGGVKAINGEWVELKADTICVHGDNPKALEITAYIRKRLEEEGVKIVPIKEIVR, from the coding sequence ATGAAGGTTGACCTAAATTCTGACCTCGGGGAGAGTTTTGGAAGATATAAGCTGGGCTTGGATGAGGAAGTCATGAAATACATCACCTCAGCAAACGTTGCCTGCGGCTGGCATGCTGGAGATCCTTTGGTGATGAGAAAAACTGTAAAATTAGCAAAGGAAAACAATGTCCAAGTTGGGGCCCATCCAGGCTATCCAGATTTGATGGGGTTTGGCAGGAGGTTCATGACACTAACAAGAGAGGAAGCAAGAAACTACATCCTCTATCAAATCGGCGCACTTTATGCTTTCACAAAAGCGGAAGGCTTAATTTTGCAGCACGTAAAACCTCATGGAGCTTTATACAACGCACTCGTCAAGGATGAAGAGCTTGCAAGGGGAGTTTTGGAGGGGATAGCGGACTTCGACAAAAGGCTCATTTTCGTAGGGCTTTCAACCTCAAAGCCTTTAGAGATGGCAGAGGACATGGGACTAAAAGTTGCTCATGAGGTTTTTGCTGATAGAGCATACAACCCGGATGGAACTTTAGTTTCAAGGCGCTTAAAGGGGGCTGTAATTCACGATAAGGAGCTGATAGCGGAAAGAGTAATTTCAATGGTTAAGGATGGGGGCGTTAAGGCAATCAACGGTGAGTGGGTTGAGCTTAAAGCCGACACAATATGTGTCCATGGGGATAACCCTAAAGCCCTTGAGATTACAGCTTACATTAGAAAGCGCTTAGAGGAAGAAGGAGTCAAGATTGTGCCGATAAAGGAGATCGTGCGGTGA
- a CDS encoding TIGR01177 family methyltransferase, whose protein sequence is MLYVEILGNLPSLAEGEVKTLLELASPKFNLAERDYLFLALDADESAFSFLERLGMAHEAGILLFSADSVDELYSKAEALDWGFLEEPFAVRRERMLNCRHDVKDVERTLGGIIAKEGLKVNLRNPKSVIRVYCGEKLWVGVKRIHFDPKGFEKRKAHNRPFFKPISLHPRLSRAMVNLSRAREEVLDPFMGLGGILIEAGLMGIKAYGVDIREDMVEGARGNLEFFGVKDYDLRVGDATKLREIFERSFEAIATDPPYGTSATLAGREREELYRKALESMYDVLNGYLSIAFPVQFDASKVAEKIGFEVLERYYQRVHGSLERYFYVMRV, encoded by the coding sequence ATGCTCTACGTGGAAATCCTCGGGAACCTACCAAGCCTAGCAGAGGGTGAGGTTAAAACTTTGCTCGAATTAGCGAGCCCTAAGTTCAATTTAGCTGAGCGAGACTACTTATTCTTGGCTTTAGATGCCGATGAAAGTGCGTTCTCCTTTTTGGAGCGCCTAGGCATGGCGCATGAAGCTGGAATCTTACTATTCTCTGCCGATAGTGTTGATGAACTCTATTCAAAGGCAGAAGCTCTTGATTGGGGCTTTTTAGAGGAGCCTTTCGCCGTTAGAAGGGAAAGAATGCTCAACTGCAGGCATGACGTTAAAGATGTTGAGCGCACCTTGGGAGGAATAATAGCCAAGGAAGGCCTCAAAGTGAACTTAAGGAATCCAAAAAGCGTCATTAGGGTTTACTGTGGTGAAAAGCTTTGGGTCGGCGTGAAAAGAATCCACTTCGACCCTAAGGGCTTTGAGAAAAGAAAAGCCCACAACCGGCCATTTTTCAAGCCCATCTCGCTCCACCCAAGGCTCTCAAGAGCCATGGTGAACCTTTCAAGAGCCAGAGAAGAAGTTTTAGACCCATTTATGGGACTCGGAGGAATTTTAATCGAGGCTGGACTTATGGGAATAAAAGCATATGGAGTGGATATAAGAGAGGATATGGTGGAGGGAGCGAGGGGCAACTTGGAGTTTTTTGGAGTTAAAGACTATGATCTAAGGGTCGGCGACGCTACAAAGCTCCGTGAGATTTTTGAGCGAAGCTTTGAGGCGATAGCGACGGATCCTCCCTATGGAACCTCTGCCACTCTGGCCGGGCGTGAAAGGGAAGAACTCTATAGAAAAGCGTTGGAAAGCATGTATGATGTTTTAAACGGCTATTTATCAATAGCTTTTCCTGTACAGTTCGATGCTTCTAAAGTAGCGGAGAAAATAGGATTTGAAGTCTTAGAAAGATATTATCAAAGGGTGCACGGCTCGCTTGAGCGCTACTTCTATGTGATGAGGGTTTAA
- a CDS encoding alkaline phosphatase family protein: MKKKLALISLDGNGVYNLKHMPFLQSLAEESLFGVVDSIFPTLTDLVHTSVMTGVPPKVHGVVENGYYDRTNGKKVKFYEYEVVFNPHNVIKAKTLVDILREKGIKTASISGYMMPPFSGTNVRIFPPFFNDDKLYREHGRDWRKDKWVANSALYLYEEYKPDLLLVHFCSIDGTQHDHGIESEETLKAVKTVDEMLERLWERLKDEYAFIIFADHGQEEVHTWVNLRVFLRKHGIETLSVSSGGGAHIYLKDPTQAEDAYLILKRAPGVKHVFFREDLPHLDTPISGELLVSAKEGYWFCSFCKGIKGSSYWVKGMHGSLNEPVMKVPLLLWGFGKGELEASLYDIAPTVLDFFGIEKPRDMIGESLIGK, translated from the coding sequence ATGAAGAAAAAGCTTGCACTCATAAGCCTCGACGGCAATGGCGTTTACAACCTGAAGCATATGCCATTTCTCCAGAGCTTGGCGGAGGAGAGCCTTTTTGGCGTAGTTGACTCTATATTTCCAACGCTTACGGACTTGGTGCATACGAGCGTCATGACTGGAGTTCCTCCGAAGGTTCACGGTGTCGTTGAAAACGGCTATTACGATAGAACAAACGGAAAAAAAGTGAAGTTTTATGAGTATGAAGTCGTTTTTAATCCGCACAATGTAATAAAGGCGAAAACATTAGTGGACATCTTGAGAGAGAAAGGCATTAAGACAGCGAGCATTAGCGGTTATATGATGCCCCCATTTAGTGGGACGAACGTTAGGATTTTTCCTCCATTCTTCAACGATGATAAGCTCTATAGAGAGCACGGGAGAGACTGGCGTAAGGACAAATGGGTCGCTAATTCGGCGCTCTACTTATATGAGGAGTATAAGCCTGATTTGCTCTTAGTCCACTTTTGTTCTATAGACGGAACACAGCACGACCATGGAATCGAGAGTGAGGAGACACTAAAAGCAGTGAAAACGGTTGATGAAATGCTCGAGCGCCTTTGGGAGCGCTTAAAAGATGAGTATGCCTTCATAATCTTTGCGGATCACGGGCAGGAAGAGGTGCACACTTGGGTTAATTTGAGGGTGTTTTTGAGAAAGCACGGCATTGAGACGTTAAGTGTCTCTTCTGGTGGCGGTGCACACATTTATTTAAAGGACCCAACCCAAGCGGAGGATGCCTATCTAATACTAAAACGCGCCCCTGGGGTTAAGCATGTCTTCTTTAGGGAAGATTTACCCCATCTAGACACGCCCATTAGTGGAGAGCTCTTAGTGTCAGCTAAAGAAGGCTACTGGTTCTGCTCTTTCTGTAAGGGTATTAAAGGTTCAAGCTATTGGGTTAAAGGCATGCACGGCTCTCTAAACGAGCCAGTTATGAAAGTGCCTCTGCTCTTGTGGGGTTTTGGTAAGGGGGAGCTTGAAGCGTCACTCTACGACATAGCGCCGACTGTTCTCGACTTCTTCGGCATAGAAAAGCCAAGGGATATGATCGGGGAGAGCTTGATAGGAAAGTAA
- a CDS encoding Gins 23 protein yields the protein MFVGRAVIPVKVMRPFGDWKPGDMVLIEDWKAKELWESGVVEIIDEVEKIIIELDRYIKEERENRPLATIDGSLYDRTEFYMYFLNKVLENPSGYPPETLRSYITKLANLKEKYKELKRLRFNKILKSVMLRPNSLEILNKLTPKEKELYLQMSNMRTSWLGEE from the coding sequence ATGTTCGTGGGGAGAGCTGTAATCCCAGTTAAAGTCATGAGGCCTTTTGGAGACTGGAAGCCCGGAGATATGGTGCTAATTGAGGATTGGAAGGCAAAGGAGCTTTGGGAAAGTGGAGTAGTTGAGATAATCGATGAAGTTGAGAAAATAATTATAGAGCTCGACAGATACATAAAAGAAGAGCGCGAGAACAGGCCTTTAGCTACCATAGACGGTTCTCTCTATGATAGAACCGAGTTCTACATGTATTTCCTTAATAAAGTTCTCGAAAATCCAAGTGGATATCCACCTGAAACCCTCCGCTCATACATCACAAAGCTGGCTAATCTAAAAGAAAAGTACAAAGAGCTCAAACGATTGAGGTTTAACAAAATACTGAAATCAGTCATGCTTAGACCCAACAGCTTGGAAATACTAAACAAACTCACACCAAAGGAGAAGGAGCTCTACCTCCAGATGTCTAATATGAGAACTTCATGGCTCGGTGAGGAGTGA
- a CDS encoding Nre family DNA repair protein, protein MMQLFNSKLCAVCKGRKLLCGRPTCPILERFRVVRGVEKRINKREIFGSSPPAIFVGEFGYPKVRIGPLVPPIEGNTSYLDSPLKWENASIRDVLRYRSLLVMGETKANVDVKRSGRILSEIQELAMSIRPVDSEILLKRKPILKVLPSEFAPPIGPKAELLDFELTENPRIPRKTDYVVSDELKAEQAIMKLYNSGFDEYYIIRLLSAGLLGIQKKLVPTRWSITAVQDIIGKRLRREVLRYELINEFELYFYEFLGNRYVVLLMPESYAFELLEVWLKGSLFGGEEPQVIHDFEDWRGIKGYANQTAGAYYAARLSILEHLRKRRRQAKILVFREVTPKYYAPVGVWQIRLGTKKAMNNIIGKFQTLQEALNEVGKLLEHPLEYYLKRSEILKVRAKQRTLDDFLRL, encoded by the coding sequence ATCATGCAACTCTTCAACTCAAAACTCTGTGCTGTTTGCAAAGGGAGAAAATTGCTCTGCGGGAGGCCCACATGTCCAATTTTAGAGAGGTTTAGGGTAGTTAGAGGTGTAGAAAAGCGGATAAACAAGCGCGAGATTTTTGGTTCATCTCCTCCTGCTATTTTTGTTGGTGAGTTCGGCTATCCTAAGGTTAGGATAGGGCCTTTAGTCCCGCCAATTGAGGGTAATACCTCCTATCTCGACAGCCCGTTGAAGTGGGAAAACGCAAGCATAAGGGATGTTTTAAGATACCGCTCGCTCTTAGTCATGGGTGAGACTAAAGCAAACGTTGACGTTAAACGAAGCGGGAGGATTTTAAGCGAGATTCAGGAGCTGGCAATGTCGATAAGGCCTGTGGACAGCGAGATTCTGCTCAAGAGGAAGCCTATCTTAAAAGTCCTGCCAAGTGAGTTTGCTCCGCCGATAGGACCAAAGGCCGAGCTTTTGGACTTTGAATTAACGGAGAACCCAAGAATTCCGAGAAAGACAGATTATGTTGTAAGTGATGAACTCAAAGCAGAGCAGGCGATAATGAAGCTTTACAACTCTGGCTTTGATGAATACTACATAATAAGGCTCCTTTCTGCTGGGCTTTTGGGAATTCAAAAGAAGCTTGTCCCAACGAGGTGGAGTATCACTGCCGTGCAAGATATTATCGGCAAGCGCCTTAGGAGGGAGGTTCTCCGTTATGAGTTAATAAACGAGTTTGAGCTTTATTTTTACGAGTTTCTTGGCAACCGCTATGTCGTTCTCCTAATGCCTGAAAGTTACGCCTTTGAGCTTTTGGAAGTATGGCTCAAGGGTTCGCTTTTTGGAGGTGAAGAGCCGCAAGTAATCCATGATTTTGAGGATTGGAGGGGCATTAAGGGATATGCAAACCAAACGGCAGGCGCTTACTACGCAGCGCGCTTGAGCATTTTGGAACACCTTAGGAAGAGGCGCAGACAGGCAAAGATCTTGGTGTTTAGAGAAGTGACGCCCAAGTACTACGCGCCTGTTGGCGTGTGGCAGATTAGGCTGGGCACAAAGAAGGCTATGAACAACATCATTGGAAAATTCCAAACTCTCCAAGAAGCTCTCAATGAAGTTGGGAAACTTTTGGAGCATCCGCTTGAGTACTACCTCAAAAGAAGCGAGATTTTGAAAGTTAGGGCAAAGCAGAGGACGTTAGATGATTTTTTAAGGTTGTGA